From a region of the Pan paniscus chromosome 19, NHGRI_mPanPan1-v2.0_pri, whole genome shotgun sequence genome:
- the FOXJ1 gene encoding forkhead box protein J1 — translation MAESWLRLSGAGPAEEAGPEGGLEEPDALDDSLTSLQWLQEFSILNAKAPALPPGGTDPHGYHQVPGAAAPGSPLAADPACLGQPHTPGKPTSSCTSRSAPPGLQAPPPDDVDYATNPHVKPPYSYATLICMAMQASKATKITLSAIYKWITDNFCYFRHADPTWQNSIRHNLSLNKCFIKVPREKDEPGKGGFWRIDPQYAERLLSGAFKKRRLPPVHIHPAFARQAAQEPSAVPRAGPLMVNTEAQQLLREFEEATGEAGWGAGEGRLGHKRKQPLPKRVAKVPRPPSTLLPTPEEQGELEPLKGNFDWEAIFDAGTLGGELGALEALELSPPLSPASHVDVDLTIHGRHIDCPATWGPSVEQAADSLDFDETFLATSFLQHPWDESGSGCLPPEPLFEAGDATLASDLQDWASVGAFL, via the exons ATGGCGGAGAGCTGGCTGCGCCTCTCGGGAGCCGGGCCGGCGGAGGAGGCCGGGCCGGAGGGCGGCCTGGAGGAGCCCGACGCCCTGGATGACAGCCTGACCAGCCTGCAGTGGCTGCAGGAATTCTCCATTCTCAACGCCAAGGCCCCCGCCCTGCCCCCGGGGGGCACCGACCCCCACGGCTACCACCAGGTGCCAGGTGCAGCGGCGCCCGGGTCCCCCCTGGCAGCCGACCCCGCCTGCCTGGGGCAGCCACACACGCCGGGTAAGCCCACGTCGTCGTGCACGTCGCGGAGCGCGCCCCCGGGGCTGCAGGCCCCACCCCCCGACGACGTGGACTACGCCACCAATCCGCACGTGAAGCCTCCCTACTCGTATGCCACGCTCATCTGCATGGCCATGCAGGCCAGCAAGGCCACCAAGATCACCCTGTCGGCCATCTACAAGTGGATCACGGACAACTTCTGCTACTTCCGCCACGCAGATCCCACCTGGCAG AATTCAATCCGCCACAACCTGTCTCTGAACAAGTGCTTCATCAAAGTGCCTCGGGAGAAGGACGAACCAGGCAAGGGGGGCTTCTGGCGCATTGACCCCCAGTACGCGGAGCGGCTACTGAGCGGCGCTTTCAAGAAGCGGCGACTGCCCCCTGTCCACATCCACCCAGCCTTTGCCCGCCAGGCCGCGCAGGAGCCCAGCGCTGTCCCCCGGGCCGGGCCGCTGATGGTGAACACCGAGGCCCAGCAGCTGCTGCGGGAGTTCGAGGAGGCCACCGGGGAGGCGGGCTGGGGTGCAGGGGAGGGCAGGCTGGGGCATAAGCGCAAACAGCCGCTGCCCAAGCGGGTGGCCAAGGTCCCGCGGCCCCCTAGCACCCTGCTGCCCACCCCGGAGGAGCAGGGTGAGCTGGAACCCCTCAAAGGCAACTTTGACTGGGAGGCCATCTTCGACGCCGGCACTCTGGGCGGGGAGCTGGGTGCACTGGAGGCCCTGGAGCTGAGCCCGCCTCTGAGCCCCGCCTCACACGTGGACGTGGACCTCACCATCCACGGCCGCCACATCGACTGCCCTGCCACCTGGGGGCCTTCGGTGGAGCAGGCTGCCGACAGCCTGGACTTCgatgagaccttcctggccacaTCCTTCCTGCAGCACCCCTGGGACGAGAGCGGCAGTGGCTGCCTGCCCCCGGAGCCCCTCTTTGAGGCTGGGGATGCCACCCTGGCCTCCGACCTGCAGGACTGGGCCAGCGTGGGGGCCTTCTTGTAA
- the RNF157 gene encoding E3 ubiquitin ligase RNF157 isoform X6, with the protein MQFPYAAPPPQEPVKTLRSLVNIRKDTLRLVKCAEEVKSPGEEASKAKVHYNVEFTFDTDARVAITIYYQATEEFQNGIASYIPKDNSLQSETVQYKRGVCQQFCLPSHTVDPSEWAEEELGFDLDREVYPLVVHAVVDEGDEYFGHCHVLLGTFEKHTDGTFCVKPLKQKQVVDGVSYLLQEIYGIENKYNTQDSKVAEDEVSDNSAECVVCLSDVRDTLILPCRHLCLCNTCADTLRYQANNCPICRLPFRALLQIRAMRKKLGPLSPTSFNPIISSQTSDSEEHSSSENIPPGYEVVSLLEALNGPLTPSPAVPPLHVLGDGHLSGMLPSYGSDGHLPPVRTISPLDRLSDSSSQGLKLKKSLSKSTSQNSSVLHEEEDERSCSESETQLSRRPSVQHLGEECGVTPESENLTLSSSGAIDQSSCTGTPLSSTISSPEGPASSSLAQSVMSMASSQISTDTVSSMSGSYIAPGTEEEGEALSSPQPASRAPSEEGEGLPAESPDSNFAGLPAGEQDAEGNDVIEEEDGSPTQEGGQRTCAFLGMECDNNNDFDIASVKALDNKLCSEVCLPGAWQADDNAVSRNAQRRRLSSSSLEDSETRPCVWGPLAV; encoded by the exons ATGTGCTGAGGAAGTGAAGAGCCCTGGAGAAGAGGCCAGTAAAGCTAAAGTCCACTACAATGTTGAGTTCACCTTTGACACAGATGCTCGGGTAGCCATCACCATCTATTACCAGGCCACGGAAGAgttccagaatggtattgccag CTACATTCCCAAAGACAACAGCCTCCAGTCGGAGACTGTGCAGTACAAGCGAGGAGTGTGTCAGCAGTTCTGCCTGCCCTCCCACACCGTGGATCCCTCCGAGTGGGCCGAAGAGGAG cTTGGCTTTGATTTAGACCGAGAAGTTTACCCTCTAGTGGTACATGCCGTGGTGGATGAAGGAGACG AGTATTTTGGCCATTGCCATGTACTGCTGGGTACTTTTGAGAAG CACACAGATGGAACTTTCTGTGTCAAGCCTCTCAAACAGAAACAAGTA GTAGATGGGGTCAGCTACCTCCTTCAGGAGATCTATGGAATTGAAAACAAGTACAACACACAAGATTCTAAG GTGGCTGAAGACGAAGTGAGTGATAACAGTGCCGAGTGTGTGGTGTGTCTCTCGGATGTCCGGGACACCTTGATTCTGCCCTGTcgccacctctgcctctgtaacACCTGTGCAGACACGCTGCGCTACCAGGCCAACAACTGTCCCATCTGCCGACTGC CCTTCCGGGCACTGCTTCAGATCCGAGCCATGAGGAAAAAATTGGGCCCCTTGTCCCCAACCAGTTTTAACCCCATCATCTCATCCCAGACATCTGACTCTGAAGAGCATTCA TCCTCAGAGAATATTCCACCAGGCTATGAAGTAGTATCTCTTCTGGAGGCCCTCAACGGGCCCCTCACCCCGTCCCCAGCAGTTCCTCCACTTCACGTGCTTGGAGATGGCCACCTCTCAGGAATGCTCCCTTCATATGGCAGTGATGGCCACCTGCCCCCCGTCAGGACGATCTCGCCTCTTGACCGCCTGTCTGACAGCAGCAGTCAGGGACTCAAACTCAAAAAGAGTCTCTCCAA ATCCACTTCCCAAAACTCTTCCGTGCTGCATGAAGAGGAAGATGAGCGTTCCTGCAGCGAGTCGGAGACACAGCTCTCTCGGAGACCGTCGGTTCAGCATCTCGGAGAG GAATGTGGTGTGACTCCAGAAAGTGAGAATCTCACCTTGTCGTCATCTGGAGCTATTGACCAGTCGTCTTGCACAGGGACGCCTCTGTCATCCACTATTTCCTCCCCAGAAG GCCCTGCCAGCAGCAGCTTGGCCCAGTCTGTCATGTCCATGGCATCCTCCCAGATCAGCACTGACACCGTCTCCTCCATGTCTGGCTCCTACATCGCCCCTGGCactgaagaggagggagaggctcTCTCTTCCCCCCAGCCTGCCAGCAGGGCCCCCTCAGAAGAAGGAGAG GGGCTGCCAGCGGAGTCTCCAGACAGCAACTTTGCTGGCCTCCCAGCTGGAGAGCAGGATGCAGAG GGAAATGATGTTATAGAGGAAGAGGATGGATCACCCACGCAGGAAGGTG GCCAGAGGACGTGCGCATTTCTAGGTATGGAGTGTGACAATAACAATGACTTTGACATCGCAAGCGTGAAAGCACTGGACAATAAGCTGTGCTCTGAGGTCTGCTTACCTG GTGCCTGGCAGGCTGATGACAATGCCGTCAGTCGGAATGCCCAGCGCCGGCGCTTGTCATCCAGCAGCCTGGAGGACTCTGAGACGAGGCCCTGTGTGTGGGGCCCTTTGGCTGTCTGA
- the RNF157 gene encoding E3 ubiquitin ligase RNF157 isoform X5: MGGEKFDSTHPEGYLFGENSDLNFLGNRPVVFPYAAPPPQEPVKTLRSLVNIRKDTLRLVKCAEEVKSPGEEASKAKVHYNVEFTFDTDARVAITIYYQATEEFQNGIASYIPKDNSLQSETVQYKRGVCQQFCLPSHTVDPSEWAEEELGFDLDREVYPLVVHAVVDEGDEYFGHCHVLLGTFEKHTDGTFCVKPLKQKQVVDGVSYLLQEIYGIENKYNTQDSKVAEDEVSDNSAECVVCLSDVRDTLILPCRHLCLCNTCADTLRYQANNCPICRLPFRALLQIRAMRKKLGPLSPTSFNPIISSQTSDSEEHSSSENIPPGYEVVSLLEALNGPLTPSPAVPPLHVLGDGHLSGMLPSYGSDGHLPPVRTISPLDRLSDSSSQGLKLKKSLSKSTSQNSSVLHEEEDERSCSESETQLSRRPSVQHLGEECGVTPESENLTLSSSGAIDQSSCTGTPLSSTISSPEGPASSSLAQSVMSMASSQISTDTVSSMSGSYIAPGTEEEGEALSSPQPASRAPSEEGEGLPAESPDSNFAGLPAGEQDAEGNDVIEEEDGSPTQEGGQRTCAFLGMECDNNNDFDIASVKALDNKLCSEVCLPGAWQADDNAVSRNAQRRRLSSSSLEDSETRPCVWGPLAV, translated from the exons ATGTGCTGAGGAAGTGAAGAGCCCTGGAGAAGAGGCCAGTAAAGCTAAAGTCCACTACAATGTTGAGTTCACCTTTGACACAGATGCTCGGGTAGCCATCACCATCTATTACCAGGCCACGGAAGAgttccagaatggtattgccag CTACATTCCCAAAGACAACAGCCTCCAGTCGGAGACTGTGCAGTACAAGCGAGGAGTGTGTCAGCAGTTCTGCCTGCCCTCCCACACCGTGGATCCCTCCGAGTGGGCCGAAGAGGAG cTTGGCTTTGATTTAGACCGAGAAGTTTACCCTCTAGTGGTACATGCCGTGGTGGATGAAGGAGACG AGTATTTTGGCCATTGCCATGTACTGCTGGGTACTTTTGAGAAG CACACAGATGGAACTTTCTGTGTCAAGCCTCTCAAACAGAAACAAGTA GTAGATGGGGTCAGCTACCTCCTTCAGGAGATCTATGGAATTGAAAACAAGTACAACACACAAGATTCTAAG GTGGCTGAAGACGAAGTGAGTGATAACAGTGCCGAGTGTGTGGTGTGTCTCTCGGATGTCCGGGACACCTTGATTCTGCCCTGTcgccacctctgcctctgtaacACCTGTGCAGACACGCTGCGCTACCAGGCCAACAACTGTCCCATCTGCCGACTGC CCTTCCGGGCACTGCTTCAGATCCGAGCCATGAGGAAAAAATTGGGCCCCTTGTCCCCAACCAGTTTTAACCCCATCATCTCATCCCAGACATCTGACTCTGAAGAGCATTCA TCCTCAGAGAATATTCCACCAGGCTATGAAGTAGTATCTCTTCTGGAGGCCCTCAACGGGCCCCTCACCCCGTCCCCAGCAGTTCCTCCACTTCACGTGCTTGGAGATGGCCACCTCTCAGGAATGCTCCCTTCATATGGCAGTGATGGCCACCTGCCCCCCGTCAGGACGATCTCGCCTCTTGACCGCCTGTCTGACAGCAGCAGTCAGGGACTCAAACTCAAAAAGAGTCTCTCCAA ATCCACTTCCCAAAACTCTTCCGTGCTGCATGAAGAGGAAGATGAGCGTTCCTGCAGCGAGTCGGAGACACAGCTCTCTCGGAGACCGTCGGTTCAGCATCTCGGAGAG GAATGTGGTGTGACTCCAGAAAGTGAGAATCTCACCTTGTCGTCATCTGGAGCTATTGACCAGTCGTCTTGCACAGGGACGCCTCTGTCATCCACTATTTCCTCCCCAGAAG GCCCTGCCAGCAGCAGCTTGGCCCAGTCTGTCATGTCCATGGCATCCTCCCAGATCAGCACTGACACCGTCTCCTCCATGTCTGGCTCCTACATCGCCCCTGGCactgaagaggagggagaggctcTCTCTTCCCCCCAGCCTGCCAGCAGGGCCCCCTCAGAAGAAGGAGAG GGGCTGCCAGCGGAGTCTCCAGACAGCAACTTTGCTGGCCTCCCAGCTGGAGAGCAGGATGCAGAG GGAAATGATGTTATAGAGGAAGAGGATGGATCACCCACGCAGGAAGGTG GCCAGAGGACGTGCGCATTTCTAGGTATGGAGTGTGACAATAACAATGACTTTGACATCGCAAGCGTGAAAGCACTGGACAATAAGCTGTGCTCTGAGGTCTGCTTACCTG GTGCCTGGCAGGCTGATGACAATGCCGTCAGTCGGAATGCCCAGCGCCGGCGCTTGTCATCCAGCAGCCTGGAGGACTCTGAGACGAGGCCCTGTGTGTGGGGCCCTTTGGCTGTCTGA